The proteins below come from a single Candidatus Methylomirabilis limnetica genomic window:
- a CDS encoding acyl-CoA dehydrogenase family protein, with protein MDISLTPDHEAVRDATREFCRHEILPHLRDWERAEQIPADIVPKMAAQGLLGLCIPRRYGGLGLDYLSLGIVCEELERADTAFRVLIAVHLALNSLALLQWGSEEQKQRYLIPQTSGEKLAAFALTEPDAGSDVAGIRATARRDGKHYILNGEKTWISLADVADHFLVFAYTDRGAGHRGISAFIVERGFAGVSSSSLHHKLGGRIGNTGSIALQEVRVPADNRVGAEGEGLTIALSALDNGRYAVAAGAVGLMEACLEASVSYAEQRQSFGQPIGKHQLIQQKIARMVAGRDIGRLLYYQVGWLKNQGTRCTREVSLAKWMNCDNAFRAADDAVQIHGAYGYSDEFPVERYFRNARGSLIYEGTQEIHQLIQAEYALGYRTNKPLSRPLPPYPFEGDA; from the coding sequence ATGGACATCAGTCTGACCCCAGACCACGAGGCCGTCCGCGACGCCACGCGCGAGTTCTGCCGCCACGAGATCCTGCCGCATCTGCGCGACTGGGAGCGAGCCGAGCAGATCCCAGCCGACATCGTGCCCAAGATGGCGGCCCAGGGCCTGCTGGGTCTCTGCATTCCCCGTCGCTACGGTGGGCTGGGCCTGGACTACCTGAGCCTTGGGATCGTCTGCGAAGAGCTGGAGCGCGCTGATACCGCGTTTCGCGTCCTGATCGCTGTGCATCTTGCCCTCAATTCGCTAGCGCTGCTGCAGTGGGGAAGCGAAGAACAGAAACAACGATACCTCATCCCGCAGACCAGTGGCGAGAAGTTGGCGGCCTTTGCCTTGACCGAGCCGGACGCCGGAAGCGATGTCGCGGGCATCCGCGCGACCGCCCGGCGCGACGGTAAGCACTATATCCTCAACGGCGAGAAGACCTGGATCAGCCTGGCCGATGTCGCCGACCATTTTCTGGTCTTTGCCTACACCGACCGTGGAGCGGGCCATCGGGGTATCTCCGCGTTCATCGTCGAGCGCGGCTTTGCAGGCGTGAGCAGTTCCAGCCTCCACCACAAGCTGGGCGGGCGTATCGGCAACACCGGCAGCATCGCTTTGCAAGAGGTACGCGTGCCCGCTGATAACCGCGTCGGCGCGGAAGGCGAAGGGCTCACGATCGCCCTGAGCGCGCTGGACAATGGCCGCTATGCGGTTGCTGCCGGCGCGGTCGGTTTGATGGAGGCCTGTCTTGAGGCCAGCGTCTCTTACGCCGAGCAGCGGCAGAGCTTCGGACAACCTATCGGGAAGCACCAGCTCATTCAGCAAAAGATCGCCCGCATGGTCGCTGGGCGCGACATCGGACGATTGTTGTACTATCAGGTCGGCTGGCTCAAGAATCAAGGGACGAGGTGCACGCGCGAGGTCAGCCTGGCCAAGTGGATGAACTGCGACAACGCCTTCCGGGCCGCAGATGATGCGGTTCAGATTCATGGGGCGTATGGCTACAGTGACGAGTTCCCGGTTGAACGCTACTTCCGCAACGCCCGTGGGTCGTTGATCTACGAGGGCACGCAGGAGATCCACCAGTTGATTCAGGCGGAGTATGCGCTGGGCTACCGTACCAACAAGCCGCTTTCACGACCGCTGCCACCCTATCCGTTTGAGGGGGACGCGTAA
- a CDS encoding alpha/beta hydrolase — protein sequence MGAIENRFIFFPDKQIEATPRSYGLAYEEIYFKTTDGLNLNGWWIPGTGSPLTILWFHGNGGNISHRLHNIKLRHDLLGTNIFIFDYREYGRSEGRASEEGTYRDGDSAIQYLHARGDIDPTKIVFLGESLGSAVAVEMATRHGCAALILESPFLSIPEMAKAIFPLLPIGSFLQTRYDTFSKIGQVRAPLLIVHGENDEIVPFQQGRRLFEAAREPKEFYGIKGAHHNDLYMVGGKAYLETLNRFLSRVIGNEPSP from the coding sequence GTGGGGGCGATAGAAAACAGGTTCATCTTCTTCCCTGACAAGCAGATTGAAGCGACGCCGCGCTCCTACGGCCTGGCCTATGAGGAGATCTACTTTAAGACAACAGACGGGTTGAACCTCAATGGCTGGTGGATTCCAGGGACCGGGTCGCCTCTCACAATCCTCTGGTTCCACGGCAACGGCGGTAATATCAGCCACCGGCTGCACAACATCAAGCTCCGCCATGACCTGTTGGGAACCAACATTTTCATCTTTGACTACCGCGAATACGGCCGGAGCGAAGGCCGGGCGTCAGAAGAGGGAACCTATCGGGATGGTGATTCAGCGATCCAATATCTGCATGCCCGAGGGGACATAGACCCGACCAAAATCGTCTTCCTTGGCGAATCGCTCGGGAGCGCCGTAGCGGTAGAGATGGCGACCCGACATGGCTGCGCCGCCCTGATCCTGGAGTCGCCCTTCCTGTCCATCCCGGAGATGGCAAAGGCGATCTTCCCGCTCCTTCCGATCGGTTCGTTCCTTCAGACCAGGTACGACACCTTCTCGAAGATCGGGCAGGTCAGGGCTCCTCTTCTGATCGTCCATGGTGAGAACGACGAGATCGTTCCGTTCCAGCAGGGCCGACGCCTCTTTGAAGCCGCGAGAGAGCCGAAGGAGTTCTACGGCATCAAAGGCGCCCACCATAACGACCTCTACATGGTTGGCGGTAAGGCCTACCTGGAGACCCTCAACCGTTTCCTCAGCAGGGTGATCGGAAACGAACCCTCGCCGTAA
- a CDS encoding CbiX/SirB N-terminal domain-containing protein, which yields MKQALLIVDHGSRRAGSHELLREVAEVMRERFGLRIVHYAHMELVEPTIQQGFDACVADGADEVIVHPYFLGPGHHVTTGIPALVKQAASRHPGIACRITKPLGVHSKIGEVILERIAEPEGDNPICAVPLEREVTDEDKHPQDHLHRSDASFRFCPRCGLPLTPRRMKPDGPELQACRSCSFVHYHDPKVAAGTLCMLDGGIVLVQRAISPAYGKWVFPGGFVDRGERVEVAAVRETREEVNLDVEIDRLLNVYSYEDSGVVIVVYAARVVGGELAAKDEALDARIFHPTEIPWGDLAFRSAHDAIKDYLALYPEPE from the coding sequence ATGAAGCAAGCCCTTCTCATTGTCGATCACGGTAGCCGCCGCGCTGGATCACACGAGCTTCTCCGTGAGGTCGCAGAGGTGATGCGGGAGCGCTTCGGCCTGCGCATCGTTCACTATGCTCACATGGAGCTGGTGGAGCCGACTATTCAGCAAGGTTTTGATGCCTGCGTCGCCGATGGGGCAGATGAGGTGATCGTACACCCCTACTTCCTTGGGCCAGGGCATCACGTCACCACCGGCATTCCCGCCCTTGTCAAGCAGGCGGCCAGCCGGCACCCCGGGATCGCCTGCCGGATCACCAAACCTCTGGGCGTGCATTCGAAGATCGGTGAGGTAATTCTGGAACGGATCGCTGAGCCCGAAGGCGACAATCCGATCTGCGCGGTTCCATTGGAACGAGAGGTGACCGACGAGGATAAACACCCTCAGGACCATCTGCACAGATCGGATGCCTCGTTCCGATTTTGCCCGCGGTGTGGGTTGCCGCTCACGCCCAGGCGGATGAAACCGGACGGGCCGGAGCTTCAGGCCTGTCGGAGCTGCTCTTTCGTCCATTATCATGACCCGAAGGTTGCTGCCGGCACCCTGTGTATGCTCGATGGTGGGATCGTATTGGTCCAGCGAGCGATCTCCCCGGCTTACGGAAAATGGGTCTTTCCCGGCGGTTTCGTCGATCGAGGTGAGCGGGTCGAGGTGGCAGCCGTCCGAGAAACTCGGGAAGAGGTCAACCTCGACGTCGAGATCGATCGGCTCCTGAATGTCTACTCCTATGAGGACTCAGGGGTGGTGATCGTCGTCTACGCCGCGCGCGTGGTGGGTGGCGAGCTTGCCGCGAAGGATGAAGCGCTCGATGCGAGGATATTCCATCCGACTGAGATTCCGTGGGGGGATCTGGCGTTCCGCAGCGCGCACGACGCAATTAAGGATTATCTTGCGCTTTACCCGGAACCGGAGTAA
- the senA gene encoding selenoneine synthase SenA, with product MPTTIPASQLACMVTDAHERTIGLVQDLAETQLVVPQTETVNPFLWELGHTAFFYDVFLLPVLGSTKFLLEGAESFYDSFKIDHCDRWGLPLPSRETTLDYKNRVLDSVLKRLASDQPGAEETYLYLLSVLHEDMHEEAFTYMRQTLEYPAPGLSTIENGSGAHGLGGGPWPGDVEIPGGAFQLGATPDLPFVFDNEKWAHPVDISPFKIAKAPVTNAQFAEFVGDRGYLRRELWSRQGWIWRTKTGAQRPLYWHRGQNGWLHRYFDRIVSLEAHAPVVHVGWHEAEAYCQWAGRRLPTEAEWEMAASAEPTPDGTRITGHKRRYPWGDEPPTPEHANLDSRRLGCVDVGAYAAGDSAFGCRQMIGNVWEWTASPFFPFPGFTVDSPYREYSAPWFGYRKVLRGGAWATRSRLVRNSFRNFFLPDRRDVFAGFRTCAL from the coding sequence ATGCCGACCACCATTCCCGCGTCTCAGCTTGCTTGTATGGTTACTGACGCCCACGAGCGAACCATCGGGCTGGTTCAAGATCTGGCGGAGACGCAACTGGTTGTTCCCCAAACGGAGACTGTCAATCCTTTCCTCTGGGAGCTTGGGCATACGGCCTTTTTTTATGATGTCTTTCTCCTGCCGGTTCTTGGTTCCACCAAGTTCCTGCTGGAGGGGGCGGAGAGTTTTTACGACTCGTTCAAGATAGATCACTGTGATCGCTGGGGCCTGCCCCTGCCTTCGAGAGAGACTACCCTTGATTACAAGAACAGAGTACTCGACTCGGTCCTCAAGCGTCTGGCTTCCGACCAGCCCGGCGCTGAGGAGACCTACTTGTATCTGCTCTCCGTATTGCACGAAGACATGCACGAGGAGGCATTCACCTACATGAGGCAGACCCTGGAATACCCCGCCCCAGGGCTCAGTACCATCGAGAATGGGTCGGGCGCACACGGGCTGGGTGGCGGCCCATGGCCCGGAGACGTCGAGATCCCGGGGGGGGCATTTCAGTTGGGCGCCACGCCTGATCTGCCCTTTGTGTTCGATAATGAGAAATGGGCCCATCCGGTCGACATCTCTCCATTCAAGATCGCTAAAGCTCCAGTGACCAACGCGCAGTTCGCCGAGTTCGTCGGGGATCGGGGTTATCTGCGCCGTGAGCTGTGGAGTCGTCAAGGGTGGATCTGGCGCACCAAGACGGGAGCACAGCGCCCGCTTTATTGGCACCGTGGACAGAACGGATGGCTGCACAGATATTTCGACCGGATTGTTTCACTTGAAGCGCATGCCCCTGTCGTCCACGTGGGCTGGCACGAGGCGGAAGCGTACTGCCAGTGGGCGGGCAGACGGCTTCCCACCGAGGCGGAGTGGGAGATGGCGGCCAGCGCGGAGCCCACCCCTGACGGTACACGCATCACCGGGCACAAGCGACGCTACCCCTGGGGAGATGAGCCGCCTACGCCCGAACACGCCAACCTGGATTCACGTCGGCTGGGGTGCGTTGATGTGGGAGCGTACGCGGCCGGTGACAGCGCCTTTGGCTGCCGCCAGATGATCGGCAATGTCTGGGAGTGGACCGCCTCTCCCTTCTTTCCATTCCCCGGATTTACGGTAGATTCGCCATATAGAGAATATTCTGCGCCTTGGTTCGGTTATCGCAAGGTCTTGAGAGGGGGGGCGTGGGCCACCCGATCTCGCCTGGTCCGCAACTCGTTTCGCAATTTCTTCCTGCCGGACCGACGTGACGTATTTGCGGGATTTCGTACCTGCGCCCTGTGA
- a CDS encoding sensor histidine kinase, with protein MRLQWFNNRLTIRTRLVLGFGLVGLTLVAAPLTMYMVQSSRALQSAGRKYIGIAPSKALLRVVQLLQQHRGLSSGVLGGSTTMEAQRSAKQTEADKAVEAFDAIVASDIRDPALTAIWRGAVEAWRGLASGVSSCSITGQESFAKHTAIIGDNLKLLDLMLDYFGLSYDPTGNDYHLTMALLVHMPQLTEFLGQARARGMLLLAERRITLADRTELIGLISNVERQHEYMARELGKAVALNPQMKADLGHIAQGSMALAQMAAHLARTQVVEVDRLSYTPTDYFALFTQAIDGQFALLDKAMVDLEGALQARIAALRSGQIKTIGFISIVIAFAVWLGMVIVRATKQDITALEQSEEAQRRHAGELEATVEDRTRELRAVNAQIEAASRHKSEFLAHMSHELRTPLNAIIGFSEILRGPTIGPLEEKQARYLTHIYTGGKHLLVIINDLLDLAKVEAGKLDLYPEPFAIDEALTAALADVWPMADRKRLTLTLHAETAPTLLTADSVRFKQIVYNLLSNAIKFTPEGGQVTVTARRVSSFEFPVSSSQPETRNPKPETPKSPDFVEISVVDTGIGITAEDMIKLFQPFTQLDPGLARQYHGTGLGLALTKRLVELHDGRIWATSEGKGRGSSFTVRFPLVP; from the coding sequence ATGCGGCTGCAGTGGTTCAATAACCGCCTGACAATAAGAACCAGGTTGGTGCTCGGGTTCGGGCTGGTGGGCCTTACCCTGGTGGCGGCACCGCTTACCATGTACATGGTGCAAAGCAGCAGGGCTCTGCAATCGGCGGGTCGGAAGTATATCGGGATCGCGCCGTCGAAAGCGCTGCTGAGGGTGGTACAGTTGCTTCAGCAGCACCGCGGGCTCTCATCCGGCGTCCTGGGCGGGAGCACGACGATGGAAGCGCAACGCTCCGCCAAACAAACTGAAGCTGACAAGGCGGTCGAGGCGTTCGACGCGATTGTGGCGTCAGACATCCGTGATCCCGCGCTAACCGCCATCTGGCGCGGGGCGGTCGAAGCCTGGAGGGGGCTTGCGAGCGGCGTATCCTCGTGCTCGATCACCGGTCAGGAGAGTTTTGCCAAGCATACGGCTATCATTGGCGACAACCTGAAGCTGCTCGATCTCATGTTGGATTACTTCGGTTTATCGTACGACCCAACCGGTAATGACTACCACCTCACCATGGCGCTGCTGGTCCACATGCCACAGTTGACCGAATTCCTCGGTCAGGCGCGGGCGCGTGGCATGCTCCTCCTGGCAGAGAGGCGCATTACACTTGCGGACCGCACTGAGTTGATCGGTCTCATCAGCAACGTCGAGAGGCAACACGAGTACATGGCGCGCGAGTTAGGCAAGGCGGTGGCCCTGAATCCCCAGATGAAGGCCGACCTTGGCCACATCGCACAGGGAAGCATGGCGCTCGCCCAGATGGCGGCACATCTCGCCAGGACCCAGGTGGTGGAAGTCGATAGGCTAAGCTATACGCCGACCGATTACTTCGCGTTATTCACCCAGGCGATTGACGGTCAGTTCGCGCTGCTCGATAAAGCGATGGTCGATCTGGAGGGGGCGCTTCAGGCGCGCATCGCCGCGTTGCGGAGTGGACAGATCAAGACGATCGGCTTCATCTCGATTGTGATCGCGTTCGCGGTGTGGCTGGGGATGGTGATCGTTCGCGCGACTAAGCAGGATATCACCGCCCTGGAACAGAGTGAGGAGGCACAGCGACGCCACGCCGGCGAGCTCGAAGCCACCGTCGAGGACCGGACGCGAGAGCTGCGTGCGGTCAACGCGCAGATCGAAGCGGCTTCCCGCCACAAGTCCGAGTTCCTGGCCCACATGTCCCACGAACTGCGGACCCCACTGAACGCGATCATCGGCTTCTCGGAGATCCTGCGAGGCCCGACCATCGGGCCGCTCGAGGAGAAGCAAGCCCGGTACCTCACCCACATTTATACAGGCGGCAAGCACCTGCTCGTCATCATCAACGACCTCCTCGACCTTGCCAAGGTCGAGGCAGGTAAGCTCGATCTGTACCCGGAGCCCTTCGCCATCGACGAAGCGCTCACGGCCGCCCTCGCTGATGTCTGGCCGATGGCCGACCGAAAGCGCCTGACCCTCACGCTGCACGCGGAAACCGCTCCGACTCTCCTCACTGCCGACTCCGTCCGATTCAAGCAGATCGTCTACAACCTCCTCTCCAACGCTATCAAGTTCACCCCTGAAGGGGGCCAAGTTACGGTCACCGCGCGGCGAGTTTCCAGTTTCGAGTTTCCAGTTTCGAGTTCTCAACCCGAAACCCGAAACCCGAAACCCGAAACCCCGAAATCTCCTGACTTCGTGGAGATTTCGGTTGTAGACACTGGGATCGGGATCACGGCGGAGGATATGATCAAGCTCTTTCAGCCCTTTACCCAACTGGACCCCGGCCTCGCCAGGCAGTACCATGGGACCGGCCTCGGTCTTGCGCTCACGAAGCGGCTCGTTGAGCTACACGACGGCAGGATCTGGGCCACCTCAGAGGGCAAGGGTCGCGGGAGCAGTTTCACGGTACGCTTCCCACTGGTGCCATAA
- a CDS encoding J domain-containing protein translates to MARLRDNGKEYYAILGVSQNATEEELKKAYRQLALQHHPDKNPGDPKAGERFKEISEAYAVLMDPQKRRQYDTFRQAHTGAGAAGGGFRYSQEDIFRDLLSNPAMSSIFAEMNREFARAGIRFDDAFVRQVFFGGRGFVFGGVFMGAPIGVLLRRASRMAVDRRGGMSAVHQTRSQEGLGESQSQGGWSAIGRGLKAGFDLVKRLISGDPDPAEGDPNLRYHLTITAQEAASGTQKRVTFMRTDQLEELMVTIPPGIRSGTRLRLKGKGLEGEKGTRGDLYLRVTVT, encoded by the coding sequence ATGGCCCGGTTGCGCGACAATGGAAAGGAGTATTACGCCATCCTTGGCGTCTCACAAAACGCCACAGAGGAGGAGCTGAAAAAGGCGTATCGGCAGCTCGCATTACAGCACCACCCCGATAAGAATCCGGGTGATCCCAAGGCGGGGGAGCGGTTTAAAGAGATCAGCGAAGCGTATGCCGTTCTGATGGATCCGCAGAAGCGGCGGCAATACGATACCTTCCGCCAGGCCCACACTGGGGCAGGCGCCGCCGGCGGCGGATTTCGGTACTCCCAGGAGGATATCTTCCGGGATCTTCTCTCCAATCCTGCTATGTCGTCGATCTTTGCTGAGATGAACCGTGAATTCGCCAGGGCCGGCATCCGCTTCGATGACGCCTTCGTTCGCCAGGTCTTCTTCGGCGGCCGGGGTTTTGTCTTCGGCGGCGTCTTTATGGGTGCGCCGATCGGCGTGCTGTTGCGACGCGCCTCTCGAATGGCGGTTGATCGTCGAGGAGGCATGTCGGCGGTCCACCAGACTCGGAGCCAAGAGGGGCTGGGCGAGAGTCAATCACAGGGCGGGTGGTCAGCGATCGGTCGTGGGCTCAAGGCCGGTTTTGACCTGGTGAAACGGCTGATATCCGGAGATCCGGACCCTGCCGAGGGTGACCCGAATCTTCGATACCATCTGACCATCACCGCTCAGGAGGCCGCGTCCGGCACCCAGAAGCGGGTCACCTTCATGCGGACCGACCAGCTCGAGGAGCTGATGGTCACGATCCCACCGGGCATCCGATCCGGGACGCGGCTGCGGCTGAAGGGGAAAGGGCTTGAGGGTGAGAAGGGGACGCGTGGCGACCTCTACCTGCGGGTGACAGTCACTTAG
- the pgeF gene encoding peptidoglycan editing factor PgeF, with product MKILRLEVPRWERFDGLIHGFLGRFSGQDRPPNTAFRLSCDDGDDPQAVKRNWCELKQALSLPRITIITARQVHGDAVLKVSRGDDKLAGIGDGLMTDAPNLCVGVMTADCVPLLFVEPTRKIAAAVHAGWRGTAAGIAPRAVTLMKEVYRIDPAALHVAMGPSIGPCCYEVGTEVAEQIAMHWREELMDAWRPEGVKGRLDLRALNEAQLLGAGIPQSHIRKIGPCTACHVGDFFSYRKEGKSGHQLSFIGWRG from the coding sequence ATGAAGATCCTTCGTCTGGAAGTCCCGCGCTGGGAACGATTTGACGGCTTAATCCATGGCTTTCTCGGCCGCTTCAGCGGCCAGGACCGGCCGCCCAATACCGCCTTTCGCCTTTCATGCGATGACGGAGACGATCCTCAAGCCGTCAAACGCAACTGGTGCGAGCTCAAGCAAGCGCTTAGCTTGCCGCGAATCACGATTATCACGGCCAGGCAGGTCCACGGGGACGCCGTTCTGAAGGTTTCACGCGGCGACGACAAACTGGCCGGGATTGGGGATGGGCTCATGACCGATGCGCCCAACCTCTGCGTAGGGGTGATGACGGCTGATTGTGTCCCACTCCTATTCGTAGAACCTACTCGAAAGATTGCCGCTGCGGTCCATGCCGGCTGGCGGGGGACGGCTGCAGGCATCGCCCCACGTGCGGTCACGTTGATGAAAGAGGTGTACCGGATCGACCCCGCTGCGCTTCATGTGGCGATGGGACCGTCCATCGGCCCCTGCTGCTACGAGGTGGGAACAGAGGTCGCGGAGCAGATCGCGATGCACTGGAGAGAGGAGCTCATGGACGCCTGGAGGCCCGAGGGGGTCAAGGGCCGCCTTGATCTCAGGGCACTTAACGAGGCCCAGCTTCTAGGCGCAGGCATTCCTCAATCGCACATCAGGAAGATCGGCCCCTGTACGGCCTGCCACGTCGGGGATTTCTTCTCCTACCGGAAAGAAGGAAAGAGCGGCCACCAGTTAAGCTTCATCGGCTGGCGAGGGTAG
- a CDS encoding antibiotic biosynthesis monooxygenase family protein, with protein sequence MIVVANRVPIAKGYEQEFEKRFERRLGAVDQMPGFIRNEILRPIIGDYYIIMTYWESKEAFEAWTQSESFKQAHANPAPQEMFAGRNVFEMHEVIQLSEKKP encoded by the coding sequence ATGATTGTCGTTGCCAACAGGGTACCAATTGCTAAGGGATACGAGCAGGAGTTTGAGAAGCGATTCGAGCGGCGTCTTGGCGCGGTTGATCAGATGCCGGGATTCATCCGAAACGAAATCCTTCGGCCTATCATTGGTGATTACTACATCATCATGACCTATTGGGAGAGCAAGGAGGCGTTCGAGGCCTGGACTCAGAGCGAATCGTTCAAGCAGGCTCATGCCAACCCGGCGCCCCAGGAGATGTTCGCGGGCCGGAATGTCTTCGAGATGCATGAGGTCATCCAACTGTCGGAGAAAAAACCGTAG
- the kdsB gene encoding 3-deoxy-manno-octulosonate cytidylyltransferase gives MQHHAKRAILGVIPARLDSTRLPGKVLRTIRGRPMLHHVFAYASQCGLLDDLVVATDSKEVYEYCVCNQMKVRMTSSCHASGTDRIHEVMQTLPADIYVNIQGDEPMIRPAHLEALLQPFLKDAAVQVGTLKTSITADEAHNPNCVKVVTDTTGKALYFSRCAIPYNRDHVPETRYFKHLGIYAYTRSALDRFHQLPPSRLEQAEKLEQLRFLENGIPIYVTETPYDTIGVDTEEDLARVERYFQDLESTGDSFPAACREFVIPADPG, from the coding sequence ATGCAGCATCATGCAAAGCGAGCGATTCTCGGGGTCATCCCGGCAAGGCTTGACTCGACGAGGCTGCCCGGTAAAGTCCTTCGGACGATCCGTGGCCGGCCGATGTTGCACCACGTTTTTGCGTACGCGAGCCAATGTGGGCTTTTGGATGATCTGGTGGTGGCGACCGATTCGAAAGAGGTTTACGAGTACTGCGTCTGCAATCAGATGAAGGTCCGCATGACATCGAGCTGCCATGCATCCGGGACCGACAGGATCCACGAGGTCATGCAGACGCTACCGGCCGATATCTACGTCAACATCCAGGGTGATGAGCCGATGATCAGGCCGGCGCACCTTGAGGCCCTCTTACAGCCGTTCCTGAAAGATGCCGCTGTCCAGGTCGGTACGCTAAAAACCTCTATCACGGCGGACGAGGCGCACAACCCCAACTGTGTGAAGGTGGTCACGGATACAACCGGCAAGGCGCTCTACTTCTCGCGCTGCGCTATTCCATACAACCGGGACCATGTGCCTGAGACTCGCTACTTCAAGCATCTCGGTATCTATGCGTATACACGATCGGCATTGGATCGCTTTCACCAACTGCCGCCGTCCAGACTGGAACAGGCTGAGAAGCTCGAGCAGCTTCGGTTCCTGGAGAATGGCATACCGATCTATGTCACCGAGACCCCCTACGACACCATAGGGGTGGACACCGAAGAAGATCTCGCTCGCGTCGAGCGGTATTTTCAAGACCTTGAATCCACTGGGGATTCATTCCCCGCGGCTTGCCGCGAGTTCGTCATACCGGCGGACCCCGGATAG
- a CDS encoding adenosine deaminase: protein MTPYNLIQFIRDLPKAELHVHIEGTLEPELLWEMAGRNRLTLRFHTVEELRKAYSFHNLQSFLDIYYDGTRVLLSEQDFFDLTWAYLERAAQQNVRHVEIFFDPQAHTDRGVPFETVIRGIHRALEEAIPRLRISSKLIMCFLRHLTAEAAMQTLEASLRFKNWIVAVGLDSSELNHPPNKFVEVFQRARAEGYLTVAHAGEEGPPDYIRQALDLLNVSRIDHGVRCLEDPSLVQRLARERIPLTVCPLSNVKLRVFKSLEDHNLKKLLDLGLCVTVNSDDPAYFGGYITENLLASQKALGLTRHDLYTLARNAFEASFLRADEKQRLIAELDRFMAAHPG, encoded by the coding sequence ATGACCCCTTACAACCTGATCCAGTTCATTCGCGATCTTCCAAAAGCAGAGTTGCATGTGCATATTGAGGGCACATTGGAACCTGAACTGTTGTGGGAGATGGCCGGGCGCAATCGCCTGACCCTTCGATTTCATACGGTCGAGGAGCTTCGCAAGGCGTATAGCTTTCATAACCTCCAGTCGTTCCTTGATATCTATTATGACGGAACCCGCGTGCTTCTTTCCGAGCAAGATTTCTTTGATTTGACCTGGGCCTATCTTGAGCGCGCCGCGCAACAGAATGTTCGACACGTGGAAATCTTCTTTGATCCCCAGGCTCACACCGATCGGGGCGTCCCATTTGAAACGGTTATCAGGGGCATCCATCGCGCCCTCGAAGAGGCCATCCCAAGACTTCGCATCTCATCAAAGCTGATTATGTGCTTCCTCCGCCACCTGACCGCAGAGGCGGCGATGCAGACGCTCGAGGCCTCCCTCCGATTTAAGAACTGGATTGTGGCTGTCGGATTAGACTCGTCAGAGCTGAATCATCCCCCCAACAAGTTCGTTGAAGTGTTTCAGCGGGCCAGAGCGGAAGGGTATTTGACCGTCGCCCACGCAGGGGAAGAAGGTCCCCCGGACTATATCCGGCAGGCGCTCGACCTGCTCAACGTTTCGCGGATAGACCATGGCGTCCGATGTCTTGAGGATCCATCGCTGGTCCAACGACTGGCCCGGGAAAGAATTCCCCTCACCGTGTGTCCCCTCTCAAACGTTAAACTCCGTGTCTTCAAGTCGCTAGAGGATCATAATCTTAAGAAACTGCTGGATCTAGGGCTGTGCGTTACCGTCAATTCTGATGATCCCGCGTACTTTGGCGGCTATATCACCGAGAATCTCCTGGCCTCACAAAAGGCTCTCGGGCTTACGAGGCATGATCTCTACACGCTCGCAAGGAACGCTTTTGAGGCGAGCTTCTTGCGCGCCGACGAGAAGCAACGCCTTATTGCTGAACTCGACCGCTTTATGGCAGCGCACCCCGGCTAA
- a CDS encoding CopD family protein, with amino-acid sequence MTMLGLQIAVTLHLVGIIFWVGGLAARLVLLNSAQSGANESARSQFRRLQQGIHFLMEIPGSVITLLAGGFLIHAAQVNFHLPWFRIKIVLVLGLIVVELLASRQIKAFNVSGRAGQAAALFASLVVFTLLTLVAVKLRFYF; translated from the coding sequence ATGACTATGCTAGGACTCCAGATTGCGGTTACCCTCCATCTTGTAGGGATTATCTTTTGGGTCGGCGGCCTGGCGGCCAGGCTGGTCCTTCTCAATTCTGCTCAGTCCGGCGCCAACGAAAGCGCACGATCTCAGTTCCGCCGGCTCCAGCAAGGGATTCATTTCCTGATGGAGATACCCGGCTCCGTGATTACCCTGCTGGCCGGAGGGTTCCTGATCCATGCCGCCCAGGTCAACTTCCACCTACCTTGGTTCAGGATCAAGATCGTGTTAGTCCTCGGCCTGATCGTGGTTGAGCTGCTCGCCTCGCGCCAGATTAAGGCCTTCAATGTGAGCGGCCGGGCGGGGCAGGCCGCAGCGCTCTTTGCGAGCCTCGTTGTGTTCACCCTGCTGACGCTGGTAGCCGTTAAACTAAGATTTTATTTTTGA